Proteins encoded together in one Musa acuminata AAA Group cultivar baxijiao chromosome BXJ3-6, Cavendish_Baxijiao_AAA, whole genome shotgun sequence window:
- the LOC135640355 gene encoding universal stress protein PHOS34-like translates to MAAKAEDASTAAAVGKAVMVVGIDDSEHSFYALQWTLLHFFSPAVRPSGSYKLVIVTAKPTPTSVISVASPGAADVLPFVESDLRKISSQVIEKAKDICAAHSVLDVEYEVVEGDARNVLFEAVDKHHAEMLVVGSHGYGAIKRAVLGSVSDYCAHHAHCTVMIVKKPKPKH, encoded by the exons ATGGCTGCAAAGGCGGAGGATGCGtcgacggcggcggcggtggggaaGGCGGTGATGGTGGTGGGCATCGACGATAGCGAGCACAGTTTCTACGCCCTCCAGTGGACCCTTCTCCACTTCTTCTCCCCTGCCGTCCGTCCCAGCGGGTCCTATAAGCTCGTGATCGTCACCGCCAAGCCCACGCCGACCTCCGTCATCAGCGTCGCCAGCCCTG GAGCGGCCGATGTGCTGCCGTTTGTGGAGTCAGATCTGAGGAAGATTTCGTCGCAGGTGATCGAGAAAGCCAAGGATATCTGCGCCGCCCATTCG GTGCTTGATGTTGAATACGAAGTGGTGGAAGGAGATGCCAGAAACGTTCTGTTTGAGGCAGTGGACAAACACCATGCTGAAATGTTGGTTGTGGGAAGCCATGGATACGGAGCAATTAAAAG GGCTGTGTTGGGAAGTGTGAGTGATTACTGTGCTCATCATGCGCATTGCACTGTGATGATAGTGAAGAAGCCTAAGCCAAAGCACTAA
- the LOC135640721 gene encoding poly [ADP-ribose] polymerase 2-A-like, whose protein sequence is MSAKLKVDELRAELSHRGLNTSGTKPTLVRRLDAALRKEKREAEASDKADSLTDGVSKGAKKRRKDAAGDAMVENAEEDEGGNKEEKRVTMTKKNGAVLDPFLPDHIKSSFHVLNKGEEMYSATLNQTNVGNNNNKFFVIQVLESDDGIRYMVYHRWGRVGVRGQDKLLGPYTSQEAAIHEFEKKFYDKTKNQWCLRKEFKCHPKCYTWLEMDYTDSENGTAPDKTCQSSSSQLRATKLDSRIAKFISLICNISMMKQQMLEIGYNAEKLPLGKLSKSTILKGYDVLRRISEVIAQSDRKKLEELSGEFYTVIPHDFGFRKMREFVIDSSSKLKRKLEMVESLAEIEIATKLLKDDSETQDDPLYCRYEQLHCELSPIEADTNEFAMVKKYLLNTHAKTHSGYRVDIVQIFKVSRKGELERYGKFSSTKNRMLLWHGSRLTNWTGILSQGLRIAPPEAPVTGYMFGKGVYFADMFSKSANYCCASSQSRDGVLLLCEVALGEMAELLDADYNADRLPKGKLSTKGVGATAPDILDSQILEDGVVVPLGTPKEQNNLQCSLLYNEYIVYNIEQIRMRYVIHVLFDFKN, encoded by the exons ATGTCCGCGAAGCTCAAGGTCGACGAGCTCCGCGCCGAGCTCTCCCACCGCGGCCTCAATACCTCCGGGACGAAACCCACACTC GTCCGCCGGCTGGACGCCGCTCTCCGCAAGGAGAAAAGGGAAGCGGAGGCATCCGACAAGGCGGATTCTTTGACGGATGGCGTCTCCAAGGGCGCCAAGAAGAGGCGGAAAGATGCGGCTGGCGATGCCATGGTGGAAAATGCCGAAG AGGACGAGGGGGGCAATAAGGAGGAGAAGCGGGTCACAATGACCAAAAAGAATGGCGCCGTGCTGGACCCCTTCCTCCCAGATCATATAAAGTCGAGCTTTCATGTCTTGAACAAG GGAGAGGAGATGTACAGTGCTACCCTAAATCAGACAAATGTTGGAAATAACAACAACAAGTTTTTTGTGATCCAGGTTCTAG AATCTGATGATGGTATAAGGTACATGGTTTACCATAGATGGGGTAGGGTCGGAGTAAGAGGTCAAGACAAGTTACTAGGTCCTTATACTTCTCAAGAAGCTGCGATACATGAATTTGAGAAGAAGTTTTATGACAAGACAAAGAACCAGTGGTGTCTTCGCAAAGAGTTTAAATGTCACCCAAAATGTTACACTTGGCTGGAAATGGATTATACCGATTCAGAAAATGGAACA GCACCCGATAAGACTTGTCAATCAAGTAGTAGTCAACTTCGTGCTACAAAACTTGATTCCCGTATTGCCAAGTTTATTTCCCTTATCTGCAATATCAGTATGATGAAGCAGCAAATGTTGGAAATAG GTTATAATGCTGAAAAGTTGCCACTTGGTAAGCTGAGTAAGTCTACAATTTTAAAG GGTTATGATGTTCTGAGAAGAATCTCAGAGGTGATTGCACAATCAGATAGGAAAAAATTGGAAGAACTGAGTGG GGAGTTCTACACTGTGATACCTCATGACTTCGGTTTTAGGAAGATGC GTGAGTTTGTTATCGACAGCTCCAGCAAATTAAAGAGAAAGCTAGAAATG GTTGAGAGCCTAGCTGAGATTGAGATTGCGACTAAACTTCTGAAGGATGATTCTGAGACACAG GATGACCCTCTATATTGTCGTTATGAGCAACTGCATTGTGAACTATCACCAATTGAAGCTGATACCAATGAATTTGCTATG GTAAAGAAATATCTGCTGAACACGCATGCCAAAACACACTCGGGTTATAGAGTTGATATCGTGCAGATATTTAAGGTTTCCAGGAAGGGTGAACTTGAACGCTATGGAAAG TTCTCTAGTACAAAGAATAGGATGCTTCTTTGGCATGGTTCTCGCCTCACCAATTGGACTGGCATCCTTTCACAAG GTTTGCGTATTGCTCCTCCAGAAGCACCAGTTACAGGTTACATGTTTGGAAAGGGAGTTTATTTTGCTGATATGTTCTCAAAAAGTGCAAATTATTGTTGTGCATCAAGTCAATCAAGGGATGGGGTGCTGCTTTTATGTGAG GTTGCGCTTGGTGAGATGGCTGAGCTACTAGATGCTGATTATAATGCTGATCGCTTACCAAAGGGAAAACTAAG CACAAAAGGGGTTGGAGCCACAGCACCTGACATATTGGATTCCCAGATCCTTGAAGATGGCGTAGTTGTCCCTCTTGGAACACCAAAAGAACAAAATAATCTTCAG TGTAGTTTGCTATACAATGAATATATTGTGTACAACATAGAGCAGATTCGGATGCGGTATGTCATTCATGTACTTTTCGATTTCAAGAATTGA
- the LOC103988578 gene encoding late embryogenesis abundant protein Lea5-D — translation MARSLSSAAALAASVSQNIALLVNRRGYAAAAAAAAGVRRSVEQKTVARKVVDSSTTAASSSTSASSNSWVPDPVTGYYRPSNLRAQVDAAELREMTLSHKQ, via the exons ATGGCTCGCTCTCTCTCTAGTGCTGCTGCTCTCGCTGCGTCCGTCTCTCAAAACATCGCCCTCTTGGTTAACCG GAGGGGATACgctgcggcagcggcggcggcggctggtgTGAGAAGGTCCGTGGAGCAGAAAACGGTGGCGCGCAAGGTGGTAGACTCCTCGaccaccgccgcctcctcctccacctctgcTTCGTCGAATTCTTGGGTCCCGGACCCGGTGACGGGGTACTACAGGCCCAGCAACCTCCGAGCGCAGGTGGACGCAGCCGAGCTGCGCGAGATGACTCTCTCCCACAAGCAATGA